Proteins encoded in a region of the Raphanus sativus cultivar WK10039 chromosome 8, ASM80110v3, whole genome shotgun sequence genome:
- the LOC108822382 gene encoding F-box protein AUF2-like, translated as MDAFDGLPDPIVVDILDKVGDVKTLLRCSSLSKRFYSLVPQSESLFLRLDHVVSTESPPDSPVSNFLKSLCKPFHGLFSLFSKPTPTTNLSPVIPSKILSRFDRIKNLDMELPGGDVSLEKGAAVKWKAEFGKTLKTCVVVAFRSASTVSSSSDGESDAEFVTGLKTRVEWTINALMAASTRHHLMSRVVKEHKEMESLVMHERGGEGTVVMKSEGLKEFRKAARDQEVEERVEKKQRSVVPSVRMSMRHAPSLKLKSGICLESATLVIVRPSQEYSDVGDDELATEAFAGSCMYGEAVAALLKRSKNTVDMNSF; from the coding sequence ATGGACGCTTTTGATGGACTTCCTGATCCTATCGTCGTCGATATCTTGGACAAAGTCGGCGACGTCAAAACCTTGCTTCGTTGCAGTTCCCTCTCTAAGCGATTCTACTCGCTCGTCCCTCAGTCCGAGTCACTCTTCCTCCGTCTCGACCATGTCGTTTCCACCGAGTCACCACCCGATTCTCCCGTcagcaattttttaaaatctttatgCAAACCCTTTCACGGTttgttctctctgttttctaaaCCAACCCCTACCACGAATCTTTCTCCGGTTATCCCTTCCAAGATTCTCTCCCGGTTCGACCGGATCAAGAACTTGGACATGGAGCTTCCCGGCGGCGATGTAAGTCTCGAGAAAGGCGCCGCCGTTAAGTGGAAAGCAGAGTTTGGTAAAACTCTCAAAACCTGCGTCGTCGTAGCGTTTCGCTCCGCCTCCACCGTGTCTTCTTCCTCCGACGGTGAGTCAGACGCCGAGTTCGTGACTGGTCTGAAAACGCGCGTGGAGTGGACGATAAACGCGTTGATGGCCGCGTCGACTCGTCACCACCTGATGAGCCGAGTCGTGAAGGAGCACAAGGAGATGGAGAGCTTAGTGATGCATGAAAGAGGAGGAGAAGGGACGGTAGTGATGAAATCCGAGGGGTTGAAAGAGTTTCGAAAGGCGGCGCGTGATCAAGAAGTCGAGGAGCGCGTGGAGAAAAAACAGAGGAGTGTGGTCCCGAGCGTGAGGATGAGCATGAGACACGCTCCGTCGCTTAAGCTAAAGAGTGGCATATGTTTAGAATCCGCAACGCTCGTGATCGTAAGGCCGAGCCAGGAATATTCTGACGTCGGAGATGATGAGCTGGCGACGGAGGCTTTCGCCGGGAGTTGTATGTACGGTGAAGCGGTCGCGGCTTTGTTGAAGCGTAGTAAGAACACCGTGGATATGAACTCGTTTTGA
- the LOC108822380 gene encoding putative RING-type E3 ubiquitin transferase C3H69: MSKRILCKFFAHGACLKGDNCEFSHDWKDPSNNICTFYQRGNCSYGSRCRYEHVKPSRPPPASSSALLPPGTYLSSERGLTSAPSASSPPPPAWTLDSLDDQANNNNNTGPTNPEDKPICSYAAAGDCPRGDQCPHIHGDLCPTCAKRCLHPFRPEEREEHKKACEKKHKQLEALKLSQDVECCVCLERVLSKPTPAERKFGLLTECDHAFCIGCIRNWRSSSPSTGMDVNSTLRACPICRKLSYFVVPSVIWFSDPEEKKEIMDNYRDKLRSIDCKHFNFGDGNCPFGTSCFYKHAFHDGRLEEVVLRHLDAEDGQTVIAKEIRLSDFLENMRI; this comes from the exons ATGTCGAAAAG AATCCTTTGTAAGTTCTTTGCGCACGGAGCTTGCTTAAAAGGAGACAACTGTGAGTTCTCACATGACTGGAAGGATCCTTCAAATAAT ATTTGCACTTTCTACCAGAGAGGCAACTGCTCTTACGGAAGCAGATGCAGGTACGAACATGTCAAACCTTCTCGCCCTCCTCCTGCTTCCTCCTCCGCTCTGCTGCCTCCTGGCACCTACCTATCTTCCGAAAGGGGTTTAACCTCAGCCCCCTCtgcatcatcaccaccaccaccagcgtGGACTTTGGATTCCTTAGACGACCAggccaacaacaacaacaacactggTCCAACCAACCCAGAAGACAAACCCATCTGCTCATACGCCGCGGCCGGAGACTGCCCACGCGGCGACCAGTGCCCTCACATCCACGGAGACCTCTGCCCGACTTGCGCCAAACGCTGCCTGCATCCCTTCAGACCAGAGGAGCGCGAGGAGCACAAGAAAGCGTGCGAGAAGAAACACAAGCAGCTCGAAGCGTTGAAGCTTAGCCAGGACGTGGAGTGCTGCGTCTGCTTGGAGCGTGTGCTCTCTAAGCCCACTCCAGCCGAACGCAAGTTCGGGCTGCTCACCGAGTGTGATCACGCTTTCTGCATAGGATGCATCAGGAACTGGCGCAGCAGCTCTCCTTCCACTGGGATGGATGTCAACAGCACGCTGAGGGCTTGCCCCATATGCCGCAAGCTCTCCTACTTCGTTGTCCCTAGTGTCATCTGGTTCTCGGATCCTGAAGAGAAAAAGGAGATCATGGACAACTACAGGGACAAGCTCAG GTCAATTGATTGTAAGCACTTCAATTTCGGAGATGGGAACTGTCCGTTCGGAACAAGTTGCTTCTACAAG CATGCATTTCATGATGGTCGTTTGGAGGAAGTGGTTCTAAGGCATCTGGATGCAGAAGATGGGCAGACTGTGATAGCTAAAGAGATAAG